Proteins co-encoded in one Quercus robur chromosome 8, dhQueRobu3.1, whole genome shotgun sequence genomic window:
- the LOC126697522 gene encoding telomere repeat-binding protein 4-like isoform X4: MVFKKRQDHGFNGFRLPTIPRAPRSVRRGLRKKTVEDTQNCAFELLASIAGELLRESESSASSNASEGIDLLACGKDAVKQEREFEDKPLKAEWLYQRNCGDSSFAFEMASQNISHKSTLKEFSHAESDDVLERTSFIKSFDCSQKTGGDVKSVICKSKTDSENYSSKVEGGSPQFGESCDANVNIEAERQLEVVGLKNEDANKPNICSSKVPTELFLESSAAINSDSNVKLPLRQDSVPNACFPRHRNDIKLGSRDDDENFSRCFKRSTKLKAFRPPTRIADRRIRKLLTSKYWKVAPKLKDCELPRSDGGLKPLYRKRKTCHDRQSRQKCQRDILFKRRKLFDQISVVTSDGGFSSESVSNSPEKGMTEDKNDSAAILHGVVFAANGVSSSVLGHQASFHSKDSHVKFSIKSFRVPELFIEVPETATVGSLKRTIMEAVTSILGSGLDIGILLQGKKVRDDNRTLMQTGISCKDNLDSLGFMLEPNTVQTPPPMCSGDLPPLLSCDSSQLLTRSPENPVLDSGISDTLPDPPLTNSSNHVDSNHDTVSSPTDMNDKTTPDTKAIVAVPAMSMEALAVVPLNQKTRRSELVQRRTRRPFSVSEVEALVHAVEELGTGRWRDVKLRAFENADHRTYVDLKDKWKTLVHTAKIAPQQRRGEPVPQELLDRVLAAHSYWSQHQAKPQGKHQAGTPKIMEAPAEVPVE; the protein is encoded by the exons ATGGTGTTTAAGAAGAGGCAAGATCATGGATTTAATGGCTTCCGGCTCCCCACTATACCTCGGGCTCCCAGATCTGTTCGA AGGGGCTTGCGTAAGAAGACAGTTGAGGATACTCAAAACTGTGCATTTGAATTACTGGCTTCCATAGCTGGCGAGTTGTTGCGTGAAAGTGAAAGTTCTGCTTCCAGTAATGCATCTGAAGGAATTGATCTGCTGGCCTGTGGCAAAGATGCTGTTAAACAGGAACGAGAATTTGAGGATAAACCATTGAAGGCAGAGTGGTTATATCAGAGAAATTGTGGAGACAGTTCTTTTGCCTTTGAGATGGCCTCACAAAACATCAGTCATAAGAGTACTCTGAAGGAATTCTCACATGCTGAAAGTGATGATGTTTTGGAACGCACTTCATTCATTAAAAGTTTCGATTGCTCACAGAAAACTGGCGGTGATGTGAAGTCTGTAATTTGTAAAAGCAAGACTGATTCCGAAAACTATTCTAGTAAAGTAGAGGGAGGCTCCCCTCAATTTGGGGAGTCTTGTGATGCTAATGTAAATATTGAAGCTGAAAGACAGCTAGAGGTTGTGGGATTGAAAAATGAAGATGCTAATAAGCCTAATATATGTAGTTCAAAGGTTCCAACAGAATTGTTTCTGGAATCTTCTGCAGCGATCAATTCTGACAGTAATGTCAAATTGCCATTGCGCCAGGACTCTGTTCCTAATGCTTGTTTTCCCAGGCATAGGAATGATATTAAGTTAGGTAGTAGAGATGATGACGAAAATTTTTCTAGGTGCTTTAAACGTAGTACCAAGTTGAAGGCATTTAGGCCTCCAACACGAATTGCAGATCGAAGAATAAGGAAGCTGCTGACTTCCAAATACTGGAAAGTAGCTCCAAAATTGAAGGATTGTGAACTTCCTAGATCTG ATGGGGGATTAAAACCTCTTTATCGCAAGAGGAAAACCTGTCATGACCGTCAAAGCCGTCAAAAATGCCAACGTGACATTCTCTTTAAGAGGAGGAAATTGTTTGACCAAATTTCAGTAGTGACTTCTGATGGTGGGTTCAGTAGTGAAAGTGTTTCTAATTCACCCGAGAAAGGCATGACTGAAGATAAGAATGACTCAGCTGCAATTTTGCATGGAG TTGTTTTTGCAGCCAATGGGGTATCATCTTCGGTTTTGGGTCATCAAGCTTCCTTTCACTCCAAGGATTCTCACG TGAAATTTAGCATTAAGTCCTTTAGGGTACCAGAGCTTTTTATTGAGGTCCCAGAAACTGCCACTGTTGGTTCATTAAAG AGGACTATTATGGAGGCTGTAACTTCTATACTTGGAAGTGGATTAGACATTGGGATTCTTCTTCAAGGGAAGAAGGTTAGAGATGACAACAGAACTCTAATGCAGACAGGAATTTCTTGTAAAGACAATCTGGATTCTCTGGGTTTTATGTTGGAGCCCAATACCGTGCAAACACCTCCACCTATGTGCTCTGGCGATCTTCCTCCTCTATTATCATGTGACTCTTCTCAACTTTTAACAAG gTCCCCAGAAAATCCTGTTTTAGATTCAGGGATCTCTGATACCTTACCTGACCCTCCACTGACCAATTCAAGCAACCATGTTGATAGTAATCATGATACAGTTTCCTCCCCTACTGACATGAATGACAAAACAACACCGGATACCAAAGCAATAGTTGCTGTTCCAGCGATGAGCATGGAGGCACTGGCTGTGGTTCCACTGAACCAAAAAACAAGACGTTCTGAACTTGTACAGCGTCGAACCAGGAGACCTTTCTCTGTGTCAGAAGTAGAAGCATTGGTGCATGCAGTTGAGGAGCTTGGAACTGGGAG GTGGCGTGATGTTAAATTGCGTGCTTTTGAGAATGCAGACCATCGAACTTACGTAGACTTGAAG GATAAATGGAAAACATTGgttcacacagcaaagattgcCCCCCAACAAAGAAGGGGTGAGCCTGTTCCCCAAGAGCTCTTGGACCGAGTCTTGGCTGCCCATTCTTATTGGTCTCAGCATCAAGCTAAGCCACAGGGAAAGCATCAGGCTGGAACTCCAAAGATCATGGAGGCACCAGCTGAGGTCCCCGTTGAATAA
- the LOC126697522 gene encoding telomere repeat-binding protein 4-like isoform X2: MVFKKRQDHGFNGFRLPTIPRAPRSVRRGLRKKTVEDTQNCAFELLASIAGELLRESESSASSNASEGIDLLACGKDAVKQEREFEDKPLKAEWLYQRNCGDSSFAFEMASQNISHKSTLKEFSHAESDDVLERTSFIKSFDCSQKTGGDVKSVICKSKTDSENYSSKVEGGSPQFGESCDANVNIEAERQLEVVGLKNEDANKPNICSSKVPTELFLESSAAINSDSNVKLPLRQDSVPNACFPRHRNDIKLGSRDDDENFSRCFKRSTKLKAFRPPTRIADRRIRKLLTSKYWKVAPKLKDCELPRSAFVDGGLKPLYRKRKTCHDRQSRQKCQRDILFKRRKLFDQISVVTSDGGFSSESVSNSPEKGMTEDKNDSAAILHGVVFAANGVSSSVLGHQASFHSKDSHVKFSIKSFRVPELFIEVPETATVGSLKRTIMEAVTSILGSGLDIGILLQGKKVRDDNRTLMQTGISCKDNLDSLGFMLEPNTVQTPPPMCSGDLPPLLSCDSSQLLTRSPENPVLDSGISDTLPDPPLTNSSNHVDSNHDTVSSPTDMNDKTTPDTKAIVAVPAMSMEALAVVPLNQKTRRSELVQRRTRRPFSVSEVEALVHAVEELGTGRWRDVKLRAFENADHRTYVDLKDKWKTLVHTAKIAPQQRRGEPVPQELLDRVLAAHSYWSQHQAKPQGKHQAGTPKIMEAPAEVPVE, translated from the exons ATGGTGTTTAAGAAGAGGCAAGATCATGGATTTAATGGCTTCCGGCTCCCCACTATACCTCGGGCTCCCAGATCTGTTCGA AGGGGCTTGCGTAAGAAGACAGTTGAGGATACTCAAAACTGTGCATTTGAATTACTGGCTTCCATAGCTGGCGAGTTGTTGCGTGAAAGTGAAAGTTCTGCTTCCAGTAATGCATCTGAAGGAATTGATCTGCTGGCCTGTGGCAAAGATGCTGTTAAACAGGAACGAGAATTTGAGGATAAACCATTGAAGGCAGAGTGGTTATATCAGAGAAATTGTGGAGACAGTTCTTTTGCCTTTGAGATGGCCTCACAAAACATCAGTCATAAGAGTACTCTGAAGGAATTCTCACATGCTGAAAGTGATGATGTTTTGGAACGCACTTCATTCATTAAAAGTTTCGATTGCTCACAGAAAACTGGCGGTGATGTGAAGTCTGTAATTTGTAAAAGCAAGACTGATTCCGAAAACTATTCTAGTAAAGTAGAGGGAGGCTCCCCTCAATTTGGGGAGTCTTGTGATGCTAATGTAAATATTGAAGCTGAAAGACAGCTAGAGGTTGTGGGATTGAAAAATGAAGATGCTAATAAGCCTAATATATGTAGTTCAAAGGTTCCAACAGAATTGTTTCTGGAATCTTCTGCAGCGATCAATTCTGACAGTAATGTCAAATTGCCATTGCGCCAGGACTCTGTTCCTAATGCTTGTTTTCCCAGGCATAGGAATGATATTAAGTTAGGTAGTAGAGATGATGACGAAAATTTTTCTAGGTGCTTTAAACGTAGTACCAAGTTGAAGGCATTTAGGCCTCCAACACGAATTGCAGATCGAAGAATAAGGAAGCTGCTGACTTCCAAATACTGGAAAGTAGCTCCAAAATTGAAGGATTGTGAACTTCCTAGATCTG CATTTGTAGATGGGGGATTAAAACCTCTTTATCGCAAGAGGAAAACCTGTCATGACCGTCAAAGCCGTCAAAAATGCCAACGTGACATTCTCTTTAAGAGGAGGAAATTGTTTGACCAAATTTCAGTAGTGACTTCTGATGGTGGGTTCAGTAGTGAAAGTGTTTCTAATTCACCCGAGAAAGGCATGACTGAAGATAAGAATGACTCAGCTGCAATTTTGCATGGAG TTGTTTTTGCAGCCAATGGGGTATCATCTTCGGTTTTGGGTCATCAAGCTTCCTTTCACTCCAAGGATTCTCACG TGAAATTTAGCATTAAGTCCTTTAGGGTACCAGAGCTTTTTATTGAGGTCCCAGAAACTGCCACTGTTGGTTCATTAAAG AGGACTATTATGGAGGCTGTAACTTCTATACTTGGAAGTGGATTAGACATTGGGATTCTTCTTCAAGGGAAGAAGGTTAGAGATGACAACAGAACTCTAATGCAGACAGGAATTTCTTGTAAAGACAATCTGGATTCTCTGGGTTTTATGTTGGAGCCCAATACCGTGCAAACACCTCCACCTATGTGCTCTGGCGATCTTCCTCCTCTATTATCATGTGACTCTTCTCAACTTTTAACAAG gTCCCCAGAAAATCCTGTTTTAGATTCAGGGATCTCTGATACCTTACCTGACCCTCCACTGACCAATTCAAGCAACCATGTTGATAGTAATCATGATACAGTTTCCTCCCCTACTGACATGAATGACAAAACAACACCGGATACCAAAGCAATAGTTGCTGTTCCAGCGATGAGCATGGAGGCACTGGCTGTGGTTCCACTGAACCAAAAAACAAGACGTTCTGAACTTGTACAGCGTCGAACCAGGAGACCTTTCTCTGTGTCAGAAGTAGAAGCATTGGTGCATGCAGTTGAGGAGCTTGGAACTGGGAG GTGGCGTGATGTTAAATTGCGTGCTTTTGAGAATGCAGACCATCGAACTTACGTAGACTTGAAG GATAAATGGAAAACATTGgttcacacagcaaagattgcCCCCCAACAAAGAAGGGGTGAGCCTGTTCCCCAAGAGCTCTTGGACCGAGTCTTGGCTGCCCATTCTTATTGGTCTCAGCATCAAGCTAAGCCACAGGGAAAGCATCAGGCTGGAACTCCAAAGATCATGGAGGCACCAGCTGAGGTCCCCGTTGAATAA
- the LOC126697522 gene encoding telomere repeat-binding protein 4-like isoform X3, with protein sequence MVFKKRQDHGFNGFRLPTIPRAPRSVRRGLRKKTVEDTQNCAFELLASIAGELLRESESSASSNASEGIDLLACGKDAVKQEREFEDKPLKAEWLYQRNCGDSSFAFEMASQNISHKSTLKEFSHAESDDVLERTSFIKSFDCSQKTGGDVKSVICKSKTDSENYSSKVEGGSPQFGESCDANVNIEAERQLEVVGLKNEDANKPNICSSKVPTELFLESSAAINSDSNVKLPLRQDSVPNACFPRHRNDIKLGSRDDDENFSRCFKRSTKLKAFRPPTRIADRRIRKLLTSKYWKVAPKLKDCELPRSDGGLKPLYRKRKTCHDRQSRQKCQRDILFKRRKLFDQISVVTSDGGFSSESVSNSPEKGMTEDKNDSAAILHGGPFPPSNGVSSSVLGHQASFHSKDSHVKFSIKSFRVPELFIEVPETATVGSLKRTIMEAVTSILGSGLDIGILLQGKKVRDDNRTLMQTGISCKDNLDSLGFMLEPNTVQTPPPMCSGDLPPLLSCDSSQLLTRSPENPVLDSGISDTLPDPPLTNSSNHVDSNHDTVSSPTDMNDKTTPDTKAIVAVPAMSMEALAVVPLNQKTRRSELVQRRTRRPFSVSEVEALVHAVEELGTGRWRDVKLRAFENADHRTYVDLKDKWKTLVHTAKIAPQQRRGEPVPQELLDRVLAAHSYWSQHQAKPQGKHQAGTPKIMEAPAEVPVE encoded by the exons ATGGTGTTTAAGAAGAGGCAAGATCATGGATTTAATGGCTTCCGGCTCCCCACTATACCTCGGGCTCCCAGATCTGTTCGA AGGGGCTTGCGTAAGAAGACAGTTGAGGATACTCAAAACTGTGCATTTGAATTACTGGCTTCCATAGCTGGCGAGTTGTTGCGTGAAAGTGAAAGTTCTGCTTCCAGTAATGCATCTGAAGGAATTGATCTGCTGGCCTGTGGCAAAGATGCTGTTAAACAGGAACGAGAATTTGAGGATAAACCATTGAAGGCAGAGTGGTTATATCAGAGAAATTGTGGAGACAGTTCTTTTGCCTTTGAGATGGCCTCACAAAACATCAGTCATAAGAGTACTCTGAAGGAATTCTCACATGCTGAAAGTGATGATGTTTTGGAACGCACTTCATTCATTAAAAGTTTCGATTGCTCACAGAAAACTGGCGGTGATGTGAAGTCTGTAATTTGTAAAAGCAAGACTGATTCCGAAAACTATTCTAGTAAAGTAGAGGGAGGCTCCCCTCAATTTGGGGAGTCTTGTGATGCTAATGTAAATATTGAAGCTGAAAGACAGCTAGAGGTTGTGGGATTGAAAAATGAAGATGCTAATAAGCCTAATATATGTAGTTCAAAGGTTCCAACAGAATTGTTTCTGGAATCTTCTGCAGCGATCAATTCTGACAGTAATGTCAAATTGCCATTGCGCCAGGACTCTGTTCCTAATGCTTGTTTTCCCAGGCATAGGAATGATATTAAGTTAGGTAGTAGAGATGATGACGAAAATTTTTCTAGGTGCTTTAAACGTAGTACCAAGTTGAAGGCATTTAGGCCTCCAACACGAATTGCAGATCGAAGAATAAGGAAGCTGCTGACTTCCAAATACTGGAAAGTAGCTCCAAAATTGAAGGATTGTGAACTTCCTAGATCTG ATGGGGGATTAAAACCTCTTTATCGCAAGAGGAAAACCTGTCATGACCGTCAAAGCCGTCAAAAATGCCAACGTGACATTCTCTTTAAGAGGAGGAAATTGTTTGACCAAATTTCAGTAGTGACTTCTGATGGTGGGTTCAGTAGTGAAAGTGTTTCTAATTCACCCGAGAAAGGCATGACTGAAGATAAGAATGACTCAGCTGCAATTTTGCATGGAGGTCCTTTTCCACCTT CCAATGGGGTATCATCTTCGGTTTTGGGTCATCAAGCTTCCTTTCACTCCAAGGATTCTCACG TGAAATTTAGCATTAAGTCCTTTAGGGTACCAGAGCTTTTTATTGAGGTCCCAGAAACTGCCACTGTTGGTTCATTAAAG AGGACTATTATGGAGGCTGTAACTTCTATACTTGGAAGTGGATTAGACATTGGGATTCTTCTTCAAGGGAAGAAGGTTAGAGATGACAACAGAACTCTAATGCAGACAGGAATTTCTTGTAAAGACAATCTGGATTCTCTGGGTTTTATGTTGGAGCCCAATACCGTGCAAACACCTCCACCTATGTGCTCTGGCGATCTTCCTCCTCTATTATCATGTGACTCTTCTCAACTTTTAACAAG gTCCCCAGAAAATCCTGTTTTAGATTCAGGGATCTCTGATACCTTACCTGACCCTCCACTGACCAATTCAAGCAACCATGTTGATAGTAATCATGATACAGTTTCCTCCCCTACTGACATGAATGACAAAACAACACCGGATACCAAAGCAATAGTTGCTGTTCCAGCGATGAGCATGGAGGCACTGGCTGTGGTTCCACTGAACCAAAAAACAAGACGTTCTGAACTTGTACAGCGTCGAACCAGGAGACCTTTCTCTGTGTCAGAAGTAGAAGCATTGGTGCATGCAGTTGAGGAGCTTGGAACTGGGAG GTGGCGTGATGTTAAATTGCGTGCTTTTGAGAATGCAGACCATCGAACTTACGTAGACTTGAAG GATAAATGGAAAACATTGgttcacacagcaaagattgcCCCCCAACAAAGAAGGGGTGAGCCTGTTCCCCAAGAGCTCTTGGACCGAGTCTTGGCTGCCCATTCTTATTGGTCTCAGCATCAAGCTAAGCCACAGGGAAAGCATCAGGCTGGAACTCCAAAGATCATGGAGGCACCAGCTGAGGTCCCCGTTGAATAA
- the LOC126697522 gene encoding telomere repeat-binding protein 4-like isoform X1, translated as MVFKKRQDHGFNGFRLPTIPRAPRSVRRGLRKKTVEDTQNCAFELLASIAGELLRESESSASSNASEGIDLLACGKDAVKQEREFEDKPLKAEWLYQRNCGDSSFAFEMASQNISHKSTLKEFSHAESDDVLERTSFIKSFDCSQKTGGDVKSVICKSKTDSENYSSKVEGGSPQFGESCDANVNIEAERQLEVVGLKNEDANKPNICSSKVPTELFLESSAAINSDSNVKLPLRQDSVPNACFPRHRNDIKLGSRDDDENFSRCFKRSTKLKAFRPPTRIADRRIRKLLTSKYWKVAPKLKDCELPRSAFVDGGLKPLYRKRKTCHDRQSRQKCQRDILFKRRKLFDQISVVTSDGGFSSESVSNSPEKGMTEDKNDSAAILHGGPFPPSNGVSSSVLGHQASFHSKDSHVKFSIKSFRVPELFIEVPETATVGSLKRTIMEAVTSILGSGLDIGILLQGKKVRDDNRTLMQTGISCKDNLDSLGFMLEPNTVQTPPPMCSGDLPPLLSCDSSQLLTRSPENPVLDSGISDTLPDPPLTNSSNHVDSNHDTVSSPTDMNDKTTPDTKAIVAVPAMSMEALAVVPLNQKTRRSELVQRRTRRPFSVSEVEALVHAVEELGTGRWRDVKLRAFENADHRTYVDLKDKWKTLVHTAKIAPQQRRGEPVPQELLDRVLAAHSYWSQHQAKPQGKHQAGTPKIMEAPAEVPVE; from the exons ATGGTGTTTAAGAAGAGGCAAGATCATGGATTTAATGGCTTCCGGCTCCCCACTATACCTCGGGCTCCCAGATCTGTTCGA AGGGGCTTGCGTAAGAAGACAGTTGAGGATACTCAAAACTGTGCATTTGAATTACTGGCTTCCATAGCTGGCGAGTTGTTGCGTGAAAGTGAAAGTTCTGCTTCCAGTAATGCATCTGAAGGAATTGATCTGCTGGCCTGTGGCAAAGATGCTGTTAAACAGGAACGAGAATTTGAGGATAAACCATTGAAGGCAGAGTGGTTATATCAGAGAAATTGTGGAGACAGTTCTTTTGCCTTTGAGATGGCCTCACAAAACATCAGTCATAAGAGTACTCTGAAGGAATTCTCACATGCTGAAAGTGATGATGTTTTGGAACGCACTTCATTCATTAAAAGTTTCGATTGCTCACAGAAAACTGGCGGTGATGTGAAGTCTGTAATTTGTAAAAGCAAGACTGATTCCGAAAACTATTCTAGTAAAGTAGAGGGAGGCTCCCCTCAATTTGGGGAGTCTTGTGATGCTAATGTAAATATTGAAGCTGAAAGACAGCTAGAGGTTGTGGGATTGAAAAATGAAGATGCTAATAAGCCTAATATATGTAGTTCAAAGGTTCCAACAGAATTGTTTCTGGAATCTTCTGCAGCGATCAATTCTGACAGTAATGTCAAATTGCCATTGCGCCAGGACTCTGTTCCTAATGCTTGTTTTCCCAGGCATAGGAATGATATTAAGTTAGGTAGTAGAGATGATGACGAAAATTTTTCTAGGTGCTTTAAACGTAGTACCAAGTTGAAGGCATTTAGGCCTCCAACACGAATTGCAGATCGAAGAATAAGGAAGCTGCTGACTTCCAAATACTGGAAAGTAGCTCCAAAATTGAAGGATTGTGAACTTCCTAGATCTG CATTTGTAGATGGGGGATTAAAACCTCTTTATCGCAAGAGGAAAACCTGTCATGACCGTCAAAGCCGTCAAAAATGCCAACGTGACATTCTCTTTAAGAGGAGGAAATTGTTTGACCAAATTTCAGTAGTGACTTCTGATGGTGGGTTCAGTAGTGAAAGTGTTTCTAATTCACCCGAGAAAGGCATGACTGAAGATAAGAATGACTCAGCTGCAATTTTGCATGGAGGTCCTTTTCCACCTT CCAATGGGGTATCATCTTCGGTTTTGGGTCATCAAGCTTCCTTTCACTCCAAGGATTCTCACG TGAAATTTAGCATTAAGTCCTTTAGGGTACCAGAGCTTTTTATTGAGGTCCCAGAAACTGCCACTGTTGGTTCATTAAAG AGGACTATTATGGAGGCTGTAACTTCTATACTTGGAAGTGGATTAGACATTGGGATTCTTCTTCAAGGGAAGAAGGTTAGAGATGACAACAGAACTCTAATGCAGACAGGAATTTCTTGTAAAGACAATCTGGATTCTCTGGGTTTTATGTTGGAGCCCAATACCGTGCAAACACCTCCACCTATGTGCTCTGGCGATCTTCCTCCTCTATTATCATGTGACTCTTCTCAACTTTTAACAAG gTCCCCAGAAAATCCTGTTTTAGATTCAGGGATCTCTGATACCTTACCTGACCCTCCACTGACCAATTCAAGCAACCATGTTGATAGTAATCATGATACAGTTTCCTCCCCTACTGACATGAATGACAAAACAACACCGGATACCAAAGCAATAGTTGCTGTTCCAGCGATGAGCATGGAGGCACTGGCTGTGGTTCCACTGAACCAAAAAACAAGACGTTCTGAACTTGTACAGCGTCGAACCAGGAGACCTTTCTCTGTGTCAGAAGTAGAAGCATTGGTGCATGCAGTTGAGGAGCTTGGAACTGGGAG GTGGCGTGATGTTAAATTGCGTGCTTTTGAGAATGCAGACCATCGAACTTACGTAGACTTGAAG GATAAATGGAAAACATTGgttcacacagcaaagattgcCCCCCAACAAAGAAGGGGTGAGCCTGTTCCCCAAGAGCTCTTGGACCGAGTCTTGGCTGCCCATTCTTATTGGTCTCAGCATCAAGCTAAGCCACAGGGAAAGCATCAGGCTGGAACTCCAAAGATCATGGAGGCACCAGCTGAGGTCCCCGTTGAATAA
- the LOC126697522 gene encoding telomere repeat-binding protein 4-like isoform X6 has translation MVFKKRQDHGFNGFRLPTIPRAPRSVRRGLRKKTVEDTQNCAFELLASIAGELLRESESSASSNASEGIDLLACGKDAVKQEREFEDKPLKAEWLYQRNCGDSSFAFEMASQNISHKSTLKEFSHAESDDVLERTSFIKSFDCSQKTGGDVKSVICKSKTDSENYSSKVEGGSPQFGESCDANVNIEAERQLEVVGLKNEDANKPNICSSKVPTELFLESSAAINSDSNVKLPLRQDSVPNACFPRHRNDIKLGSRDDDENFSRCFKRSTKLKAFRPPTRIADRRIRKLLTSKYWKVAPKLKDCELPRSDGGLKPLYRKRKTCHDRQSRQKCQRDILFKRRKLFDQISVVTSDGGFSSESVSNSPEKGMTEDKNDSAAILHGANGVSSSVLGHQASFHSKDSHVKFSIKSFRVPELFIEVPETATVGSLKRTIMEAVTSILGSGLDIGILLQGKKVRDDNRTLMQTGISCKDNLDSLGFMLEPNTVQTPPPMCSGDLPPLLSCDSSQLLTRSPENPVLDSGISDTLPDPPLTNSSNHVDSNHDTVSSPTDMNDKTTPDTKAIVAVPAMSMEALAVVPLNQKTRRSELVQRRTRRPFSVSEVEALVHAVEELGTGRWRDVKLRAFENADHRTYVDLKDKWKTLVHTAKIAPQQRRGEPVPQELLDRVLAAHSYWSQHQAKPQGKHQAGTPKIMEAPAEVPVE, from the exons ATGGTGTTTAAGAAGAGGCAAGATCATGGATTTAATGGCTTCCGGCTCCCCACTATACCTCGGGCTCCCAGATCTGTTCGA AGGGGCTTGCGTAAGAAGACAGTTGAGGATACTCAAAACTGTGCATTTGAATTACTGGCTTCCATAGCTGGCGAGTTGTTGCGTGAAAGTGAAAGTTCTGCTTCCAGTAATGCATCTGAAGGAATTGATCTGCTGGCCTGTGGCAAAGATGCTGTTAAACAGGAACGAGAATTTGAGGATAAACCATTGAAGGCAGAGTGGTTATATCAGAGAAATTGTGGAGACAGTTCTTTTGCCTTTGAGATGGCCTCACAAAACATCAGTCATAAGAGTACTCTGAAGGAATTCTCACATGCTGAAAGTGATGATGTTTTGGAACGCACTTCATTCATTAAAAGTTTCGATTGCTCACAGAAAACTGGCGGTGATGTGAAGTCTGTAATTTGTAAAAGCAAGACTGATTCCGAAAACTATTCTAGTAAAGTAGAGGGAGGCTCCCCTCAATTTGGGGAGTCTTGTGATGCTAATGTAAATATTGAAGCTGAAAGACAGCTAGAGGTTGTGGGATTGAAAAATGAAGATGCTAATAAGCCTAATATATGTAGTTCAAAGGTTCCAACAGAATTGTTTCTGGAATCTTCTGCAGCGATCAATTCTGACAGTAATGTCAAATTGCCATTGCGCCAGGACTCTGTTCCTAATGCTTGTTTTCCCAGGCATAGGAATGATATTAAGTTAGGTAGTAGAGATGATGACGAAAATTTTTCTAGGTGCTTTAAACGTAGTACCAAGTTGAAGGCATTTAGGCCTCCAACACGAATTGCAGATCGAAGAATAAGGAAGCTGCTGACTTCCAAATACTGGAAAGTAGCTCCAAAATTGAAGGATTGTGAACTTCCTAGATCTG ATGGGGGATTAAAACCTCTTTATCGCAAGAGGAAAACCTGTCATGACCGTCAAAGCCGTCAAAAATGCCAACGTGACATTCTCTTTAAGAGGAGGAAATTGTTTGACCAAATTTCAGTAGTGACTTCTGATGGTGGGTTCAGTAGTGAAAGTGTTTCTAATTCACCCGAGAAAGGCATGACTGAAGATAAGAATGACTCAGCTGCAATTTTGCATGGAG CCAATGGGGTATCATCTTCGGTTTTGGGTCATCAAGCTTCCTTTCACTCCAAGGATTCTCACG TGAAATTTAGCATTAAGTCCTTTAGGGTACCAGAGCTTTTTATTGAGGTCCCAGAAACTGCCACTGTTGGTTCATTAAAG AGGACTATTATGGAGGCTGTAACTTCTATACTTGGAAGTGGATTAGACATTGGGATTCTTCTTCAAGGGAAGAAGGTTAGAGATGACAACAGAACTCTAATGCAGACAGGAATTTCTTGTAAAGACAATCTGGATTCTCTGGGTTTTATGTTGGAGCCCAATACCGTGCAAACACCTCCACCTATGTGCTCTGGCGATCTTCCTCCTCTATTATCATGTGACTCTTCTCAACTTTTAACAAG gTCCCCAGAAAATCCTGTTTTAGATTCAGGGATCTCTGATACCTTACCTGACCCTCCACTGACCAATTCAAGCAACCATGTTGATAGTAATCATGATACAGTTTCCTCCCCTACTGACATGAATGACAAAACAACACCGGATACCAAAGCAATAGTTGCTGTTCCAGCGATGAGCATGGAGGCACTGGCTGTGGTTCCACTGAACCAAAAAACAAGACGTTCTGAACTTGTACAGCGTCGAACCAGGAGACCTTTCTCTGTGTCAGAAGTAGAAGCATTGGTGCATGCAGTTGAGGAGCTTGGAACTGGGAG GTGGCGTGATGTTAAATTGCGTGCTTTTGAGAATGCAGACCATCGAACTTACGTAGACTTGAAG GATAAATGGAAAACATTGgttcacacagcaaagattgcCCCCCAACAAAGAAGGGGTGAGCCTGTTCCCCAAGAGCTCTTGGACCGAGTCTTGGCTGCCCATTCTTATTGGTCTCAGCATCAAGCTAAGCCACAGGGAAAGCATCAGGCTGGAACTCCAAAGATCATGGAGGCACCAGCTGAGGTCCCCGTTGAATAA